The nucleotide sequence ATCTGTGAAAAAGCTGAAGTTAAAGAGAGAATGGCTTCTACAAATGGATAATGATCCTAAACACACACCTCAAAATCCACGGTGGATTACATCAAGAGGCATAAACTAAAGGTTTTGCCATGGCCTTCACAATCTCCTGACATCAACATAATTAAAAATCTATGGATAGACCTTAAAAGAGCAGCGGTGACAGACAGCCCAGAAATCTCAAACAACTGGAAGACTTTTGTAAGGAAGAATGGGCGAAGATATCAAGAACTGAATGACTCTTGACTAGCTGAAAAAAGCGTTTACAAGCTGTGATACTTGCCAAAGGGGGCAGTAcaaagtattatatatatataatatatatatatattttaaagatttttgcttgttcaaattgctaAGTTAAAATGAGCTATAGGCacacaattgctatacattttgtcctaactttatttgattgtgttcaatcgacttaaatatgaattaaattaaagtttGCTTAATCCGTTTGTGTTGAGATTACATTAATGATTTGTGTTGGATTAACTGTGACTGGGTGAGGCTTGTTAGTTCCCAATGAAAGAGGGATTTTCAAATCCACTGctgcttcaatatacctgtaaaTATCCTAATGAAATTCATAATCAAAGCcttaatatttatcttcctatattaatataatgattatttccagttatgattttacTTGATCAATAggctttcatttaatttattacattttagatTTCCTTTAACTTAACactaatgaatgaatgaatgaatatcgCCTGTGTATTTGTCTTTTcctctcactgagagaaagcacatgttatcagcaTGTTTTGGGAAACTTTCTGGCctgaactggagcttaatcagctccaaccttggagagactacTGTGTATCTtcgtatgtgcgcaatattctgttacagatcagtgtaCAATGgacaccctaagagatgggtgtgacttgttgttctgggcaagctggcgcctgctccagatctggaaggtcactacgggcctaattccggggtgaaagcatcaacaagtgacacgtctatAGAGACGTGCCTCAGAATAAGTGACaatgtgtggaaatttaccatgacttttcattgtctctgagccaatcagaaccatccacattgcagtaatgatgtGGATAGACCTTAAATATACTATAACTGTATAACTGTTATAGTATATTCaaggtataactgttgggacaattgtatgtacgagaGGCGGggcggtgagagagggagcgcggcctgtAAACTCATTAaaagacttgaagctggcttctgcagTTGAAACTGCACACTATTCTTtttattctattctattttttttttttttattaattgcaCTGCTGtctcttggtcttcatttttcactaCTGGTCTTGGGTTATATATTGTTTCACCCCTAACAACAgaatgctttgcatatggcaaaattattttatatgtaaaagtgttattttatgtatttttgagcaagatGAGAAAGGGGAGCCTTGATTGTGTTGGAATTATTAGAAGAATTTAAGTTACAGTGGGTTAGTATTTTAAAATGCTAACGTGTGCTATCATAGCTGAAAGTTTGTCAACCAGCTAGCGCAGCATTTATTATTCAGTTGTGaaacaatataatatatgaaAATGAAGTGAATGAATGATTATATAAATGATATTGAATGCTTAAATCATGCCAAGGAGCCATACAAAATTCAATTTGAAACTACTTAATTGAGCcacttaaaatgtattcctTCTATGATGTGGAAATTACATGAAcgaattatgtttgttttaatacgattttatgtttgttttaatacgattttatgtttgttttaataagattttatgtttgttttaacttaattgattcatgtgggtggacgtaaatccaacacactttCCCCCCTCAGTGTATTTGCAACATTCTTTGCTTTAGAAAGCGCAATTACTCGAATATTCCAGGAGATGGCGACAGACTGTAATAAACAGATCCAGGGCGCGTGAGACAATTCAGTTTCAGGACGCGCAAGATAAATGTGCACAGAATTATCTTCAATATTtactaatgtgtttttttagtcAAATTTAATATTTAAGGGAATCTAATTATAAGTCCAAAAGTTCCAGATTTATAGCTACTGCATGGTTAAACGTATTATACTTTCTAAAAGCAtattgtacaaattgttttgtttttgttaatgtgaTTGTTACTGTCCGCGAAGCCAGATGTCAATTTATTAAGTATTTTAAAGAAAGTAAGTAATTACACTGAAATGTAAAGTTTTCATATCCAACGCACAACACTAGGcctattaaataataaaattgctgaaaaaaatagcctatataaatagtaatagtaataataataataataaataggcctgttaaaaaggtgaaaatgtttatttaaacacTGTTACGTCCCCAGTTGTTTCAATGATGAAATGTTTCAAATTATATAATGATGTCCATTAATTGATGTCCATGTGATAATTTAGAGCTAATGGACCAAAACAGTGCTAGTGATAAATACAACACAGGCCCTAATTAGAGATGATTAAACATGAATTATTcaacagtgtgtgtgagtaaagcTGCCAGAGCCTCGACGCTGACGCGGTCCCCCTCCTGCAGAGACTCATCAAGAGCCAACCTGTGTGAACATCATTCCACACGGAACAGGCTTATCATCCCAAAATCAATCCCGAGTATTTatgtaagcatttttttttctagatTTACGCATTTCAGTTAATAGTAAAATtccatcaaattgaattgaGCAAATATAATTGATTATTATAGGTAGGCTACCACGATCTTCTTAAATAAAACCTTTCTACTACTAAGCACTGAGTAAATGATCATCACCTCAACAAACTGCGTCTCCATTAGTGGTTTCTCACGCTCATTTGCTGTACAGAATAGATGAGTGTCCTGGGAGGAGAATCCCAGCTGAACTGAACATAATGGGATCCTAACAGGTTTGTGGCTTCAGCATCCACCCACCCCCTCCACAGGAGAAAGAGACGCGTCTCTTATCAGCGCCTGCAGCTTCTGCAGGTTATCAGCAGCCCgtctgacctcacacacacacacacacacacacacacacacacacacacacacacacacacacacacacacacacacacacacacacacgggaaaAACAGCGGAACATGTTCCCATCGTTCACTGCACAGATGTGTTCATCACTGACTGGCAATGGTCTCAGACACCAATTACAATATAGACATATAATATTGTACTGATGAATTTTAATAGTTCGTTCTTGTAGGctacactacactgtaaaaaaatcctaaaaatagGGTACAATGTACCGTATAAATATGaaaggtgttttacctgtattttaaattacacattgcattagtttgtttTTTAAGGGTCGACGGAAATTTacgtaaaattactggataatgtagcctatactggcagaaaattaccagtacattttccgtttttatttcttaCAGTGTACGTGAAAAACTAATCTGTTAAATCAGATATATTTCTGTAGGCCTCAATTAAAGGTGATTTAGAAAAAGtattaattcatattttctgGTAATTATTTATTAGAGTCTACTTGAATTAGCTTCTGATAGCCTAGGAATATGTTtagtgaaaatgtttttaaaaaatgttcttttaaatgcaaataaataaatcagatttTAGAATTGCTAAACGTGATAaactgaataataaaaaaagattaattttgtaataatagcTTTAGACATGAAATGTGATCAAAAATCTAATTTAACAATTGTAACTGCtggcattatatatatatatatatatatatatatatatatatatatatatatatttatttatatatatatatatatatatatatatatatatatatatatatatatatatatatatatatatatatatatatatatatataattatatatatatagcctattcaTTCTGTATAAATggacattaataataataaaaataattaagttCAGTGCGTGTATGTACTGATCTCACATTACCGAACAGGAAACTGCAAACATGGGAAGGTTAAAGAGCCCATCGATCCCTTGAGACCTTTGAGATAATAATCTACTGCCCATTAGAAATGAATCTGTAACTGGATCAGCTCATTAATGCTCGTCCCGCCCCTTCGTTCGAATGCCAGCGCTGATTGGGCACAACTGCGGCATTGACAGTGACCTCACACAGAACCTGAAGGCGACCCAAAGGATAAAACGCGAGCGGGACGCATCACGGTGACAGTGTCCAGCCCGCATCCTCTCCTCAAGTAGTTTTCATCTGGACTTCGGGTGAATCCGACGAGAAGATGCCACGGGGATTTTTAGTGAAAAGGAGTAAACGTGCCTCATCAGCATCCTACAAGGTGCGCGCGCAAGATGAAAAAGAGCCGCGCAGAGAGGACCTGCCCAGCCAAACTCCAAACGCAAGTGTCCTGGACGTTCTGGAACCTATTAGAGAATCGTGGGCAAGTGGTATAAGCTCTCCAAATGAGCAGACGCGTCTTCTGGAGGACTCTGTGGTTGTTGGAGAGGGCGTCGATTACGCACAGAGCTACTTCAGCCACCCGGAACAGAGCGCGTCATCTCCGCGCAACAGCACCGACTCCTTCAGCCCGATCAAACCCATCGGCACGGAGCTTTTGGACAGATGTCTGAGCTCACCAGCCATGGCGGAGTCCTTTCCCTTGGCCACCCCTGTGTCTTCAATCGAGCGTCTGCTAATGAACCACTCCGACATAAAGTTTGGCACACCGGTGCCCTCTTCAGTGCCCACCTACCCCGCGTTTCATCAGTGCGTAAAACGCGCGTTCATGGACACAGAGCGCAAAAGCAAAGCCCCCAAAAAGCCCAAAGTCATCAGGAAACTCAATTTCGAAGACGAAGTCACCACCTCACCAGTCCTCGGGCTTAAAATCAAAAAAGAAAGTCCCGAGTCGAAACTGGCACCGCAAAGTGGCAGAAAAAAACCGCTGGGTGAGTTCATCTGCCAGCTTTGCAAGGAAGAATACCCGGATCCGTTTTCTCTGGCCCAGCATAAGTGCTCCAGAATCGTGCGGGTTGAATACCGCTGCCCGGAGTGCGACAAAGTTTTCAGCTGTCCCGCCAACCTCGCGTCTCACCGCAGATGGCACAAACCTCGCGGCCTGAGCACCGCGGACGCGAAGAAGTCTCAGCTGGAGGCTCGTAACCACGAGAAGAGCTCGGTGGAGGGGAAGGAGAACGCCAGCAAGATGAGTGGAAACAATCAGCACCAGCTGAGTCCGGACAGCTCCCAGCTTCACAGATCAGCACCGGACAGCAACATGATGCACAGAGTACCCCAAGACCCCCCTCTGGACCAAAGGTACCCGTCCTCCGAGAAATGCTTCGAGATGCACATCGGCTCCGCGGACAGCTCCAGGTTGTTCGAGCACTGCCCAGACGAGCCCGACAGATCCACCACCCCCTACCTGCCCTCGCCCGGCCCGGAAGAAGTGTACGAATGCCACTACTGCAGCAAGAAGTTTCGAAGGCAAGCCTACCTGAGGAAGCACCTGGCCGCGCACGAGACGATCAAAGCATCCTCGTACAGTCACATCGAGAGCGGACAGATCACTTTCCCGTGCCACCTGTGCGGAGCGCACTTCCCCTCCGCGGAGATCAGGGACAAACACAGACTCTGGCACGCGGTCAGAGAAGACTTGCTACTCCGACCCGACCTGAGCCCCGGAGAACAGCAGATCTTCTCATGCAAACACTGTCCCTCCACGTTCTTCAGCTCTCCGGGGTTGACCAGGCACATCAACAAGACTCATCCCACAGAGAACAGACAGGTGATGCTCTTACAGATGGCCGTCAGGCCGGGATGCTGATCTCACTTCAGAAACATTTACGATCGTGAATTTACTAACGGCTTGTTAATATTATATCACTCAATAGGCGGCATCCAGTGACTTTATGTGGGAGTATCGGGCTTTGCAGGTTTTCTTGTTTGACAACAGAGCTAGATTATGTATTCTTTGATAATCTTGGGTAAcactgtttaacttttattagcaCAGCAATTTATTAACAGACATTATAGGGTTCCCACACTTATACAGTCAATATATCGTTATAaatgattattttaaattggatTATTTTAGAGCCGAGGGATAtatgcttttattattttaaggaTTTTATTAATGCCTGTGACTTTTCAAAGTCTGTACATCTCAGCGGGAACTCTGTATATCATTCTTTACATATCAGCTCATTGAAATGTGAATATTATGCTGGCTTAAATGTTTAATTCACCTCTATGTGAAACTCATTACCGATAAGATTAATTTTGATGGTTATAGAGTGTTACCCATAAAAGGTACTTAACGTTGCCAATTTAATTTAACTCACAACAGTGTTTATATAGGGAAAGGACATCAAATCTACCGGGCTTGAGACTTTCTTTCACTCACATATATCATTATAATATGGGAAAAGTGAATTGATATATTTTGTGTCTTTTTGTAAAAGTAGCTCCCATGGAAAGCTTGTTCAGTCTTAGAAGGTGGTTTGATTTCTAGATCATGAATTAGGGTACTGTATGTTTCATTATATTTTACCTGACAACAATAGctgcaaaaaaagaaatgtatttatatcATAATTAACTGCCAAGCAATGACATAGCATACATCAAGACTATTAGAGGCCTACATGTAATAATAAAGCATAAGtgtcatatttatattttcatatGTAGTCATTTTCAGCTGTTATTGGGGAAATTAAGATAAATCAATAAATCGAATTGTCTTCGAATAACCTAAGAAACGTAGCTTATTTGTACAAATCCACAGGGGAAGCTGCTATTGAAACAGACAATAAGCAAAAAATCAAAGTAACACAGGTTTGCTATGTTGTAAGAATACTTTTATTCTTAAGTGTAGTTGCACATCCAGTCTCCTTCGACATCCGATACAAATGTATAGATACACTCCCGTATGACGACATTGTGGATCTGTGCGTGTGCTCGCGTGTTGTGCAGCTGTTATATCAACACATGCAGTTAGTACTGGAATCATGCAGCATTTGGTCAGTAGTAACACACAAAATGTCTACCATTTTTTTGCCTCTTGAAATTACGCACAGGTTTCAGTTGCTTGTGTGCAGGCCTTTAATATACACGTTATAATCTCCAGAATCCAGAAGGGTGCTGCATGATTTCaactccacacacacatatatactttttgtgataaattTCTAAATGACttcaaattaaaaagaaaaataataaaaatctgaCCCTTTTGTGAAGTCTCACGTAGCTTTCAAGAAAATATACAAACTTGACTTTGTCTTAAACATGGCGACAGTAATAACTTGCATCCGTATATGGGTCAGTTTACCCTTTAATCCCTTGAGCGTGGAACGAAGAAATGCAGACCAAAGCTAGCGTATGCTTCCACGTCTACACgttcagaaaaaaagaagaggaacagaACAAGATTACAGTAAAGGCTTTTGAACTAGCTCAAAAAGTCCTGAAAGCGGGTTGTTCGGTTCAATTTGGCAACGTCGCCGTCTCCCTGCAAGACCTGTTAATGTGGCGACTCGTTCACACTTTCCTTAAAAATCCCATCCGAGATGAGATGGATCAAAAAGAGCGCAGCGGTCCAATGGTTTATGCTGTGAATGAGCTGATAAACCTGCGTGGGTTCGTCTTTAAGGCTGCTGTGCAACGAATCAAAATGACAGGACAGAGTCCAGCGAAAACCTAGCCAGCCATACAGACACATTCAAGCTGAAGACTTGATCTAAGTGgccttttgatatttttttttttggttgattTAAATACTGTCAAATATGTACACAGATCAGATACTGTTCATACACTATACACATacattaaatatgtatatattttatatttatagatatatacacacacacaaaaaaaaacagttgacaAAGGGGCGGTTCAGtataacatataaaaaaaaatcagtaacgTTCTAATGAAGAGAAAACTAAATGTACAAATCGCAATAAACCGTGATCCATAAAGAAAACCAGCAAATAAACCATAAAATGTGAGTgtcaatgttatatatatataaaaaacgcAATAAACGCAACAGCAAGAAGAGTTTAAACGTAAATCTGCTCCACAAACAGGTCGAGCACTTCTCCAGCCGTTGACGTTGCCGTCAAATAGTCGAAAACCTCtgtacaaatataaaaaaagttgtGGTTGATACGATggcaatcaaaaaaaaaattttttttaacgaTCACTGGCACTCTTCAGCGTGCGCCAGCTACGACAACGAAGTAAAATGCGATGCGACATCCATCGGCAAAAAAGAACGTTTCGGTTGTCTTTGATCTTTCTGGCTCTGGGTGGGAGGAGTCAGGCAGCTATCGCAGGCAAGAGGGCGTGGTTTGTCTTTGACagtgcagtgggcggagttcTGGAGTGTCCCGCAGGAAGTCGTCGCGTGAGTTTGCTCGCTTAAGTCAAGTCTTGTTGGCGGAACCCGAGGAACGGCGAAGCTTCATGGACATCCGGCTCTTGCTAGCACGAGGTGACATTGGCGAGGCTAAGTCGCTCCCGTCTACCTGCGTGGCTGGACTTTCGGCCAGCTGACTCTCGAGACATGAGCCTGTTGGGGAGGGaagggaggaggaggaggaagaaaaGACAAGAGATCAGAACGTCACGACGCACACTTTAAACACGGCACTGTTCTCAAACATCTACTCGAATGAGGCATCTCATTAAAGGGTCACATTTAGCTTGGGTTTGTGaattagaaaataaaatatagaagAAAGGAAGGAAATAAATGTCTATACTAAAAAAACGtgactttttttgtaatctcaaatCAGTCTCATTGTGAATTTCACTCAGAATTTCCTCTCTGACACTTTGGTTAAAGCCATTTTGGCAAATTGCACAATAAATGTAACCAATTGAGAGCAAAATAAGTGTGAAAACCCCTTCCTGAGGGGCGTGAGAGGTTAACGCACCAGTGCATTGTGGGTGAAtttcacagagcgaatcacaaGGGATGCTGGGACTAATCAACGCTGAAATCTGACGCCTCGTCCCTTGGATGAGACCAACGAGGGGGGGTGCAGTTATGATATCGCAACACAAACTACATTGTAAAAGAGGAACGGGGGGAGGAAAAAGGTACTTTGCCGTTTTCGGTTCCAGCATACCATTCACAGCTAGCGTGAAAGACCTTCCGTTTCAAGCCTTTTCCCTTTACCTTGATGAGCCCAATGCTTTCTAGTGGAGGTTTGGGAAGGAGCAGAAAAATCACAGCATTTCTTTCTTGGGGTGCGagaatggacagacagacaggacgACAGGGGGACGAGAGAGTGAGGGTGAGGATGGGAAAAGGACAGGAGAGAGGGGCAGGAAAGATGCAAATTGATGGGCATTGATGTGGGGTGTAAGAGGAAGTAGAGAAGGAATAtaaaaagacaggaggaagaaaAACAGAAGAAGAGATATAAGATAAAGATATGAGCAGGCTGGGAGGGAAAACAGTAGCAGGCGCACATAAAATACAAGACAATAAATGCAAAGGtagatcttaaagggttagttcacccaaaaatgatttcattaattactcaccctcatgtcgttggacacccgtaacaccttcgttcatcttcagaacacaaatgaagatatttttgttgaaagctgatggctgagaaaggcttcagaaaggcctccattggcattcagtacattcccactgacaagacccataaaggcactaaagacttcgttacaaagtccatctcactacagtggctgtacaataattttacgatagcgacaagaatagtttttgtactcacaattttttttaaataatgactttatccgccaagattttgtcttccgtgtaggtctcggacgtgaactcacctggaactcacgcgatatagcggcgctcctcctcttcttggTCATGTATTCGACcggtcgagttcacgtcaataacttggtggataaagttgttatttagatttttgtgcgcacaataactattttcgtcgcattgtaaaattattgtagagccactgtagtgagatggactttgtatcgatgtgtttagtgcctttatgggtcttgtgagtgggtcagtgggaggcctttctgaagcctttctcagccatcagctttcaacaaaaatatcttcatgtgtgttccgaagatgaacgaaggtcttacgggtgtccaacgacatgagggtgagtaattaatgaaatgattttcatttttgggtgaactaaccatttaaacaCTAAACCAAATGTCAGAATTACCATTGATCATAACTAAAGTCTAAAAAACGAGTACTGACACACCAATCTCACTGAAAAGATGCTGCAAAACCACATTTAATACTCGTTTTTGAATAACACAAGAATATCATTTGTAAAACTGTAATTGAAGGACTTCTGTAAATCAATCACACTCAACAGTAGGGTTTaggaagaaaaatgccattcacATAATCATATAATGCAACATTATTCATACAAATATTTTAAGAACAGATTACACATGAgcgctgtttttttttgttgatacACTGCCGTTCAAAAGCTTAAGTTCGGCAAGATTTAAAAAGCCTCCAATgctaatacatttatttaatcaaaaatacagtgaaaactAATAATTAGGCCCTTTCACACAGCAATACAGTAAATTACCGTAAAATTACAAGAACGACTTCACACAAGCAACGCGTTCTGACTTTTTACCGATAAGGGAGCATTCACACAGCAGCAAAAACACCGGTATTATGCTGAATTTCGACCCCCTGCCAAATTATGACCCCCCTTGTTGAAGTTGTTACCTGATTGCCTAATCCCAACCCCTCGCCCACAcctactcctaaacctaccaataCTAGGGGGGTAATAATCTGCCGGGGGGTCAGAATTTGACACCGGTAAATTCTGTGATGTCAGTCACCGGAAATGATCTATAAACGCTGGGCCTTTGTCTTAATCTGCTCGCATGAGGAGAAGCGCTTTAGTTCCCCTAGTTGTTCAATTTGACCACATCTTTTTGATGTCTAAATGAGAGGCATAATGGATGATCAAACAGAACGCATTTGCTCTTAAAAACACGACACTCGCGTAATACTATCCAACTGCAGAGCAGCCGCGCTGATAAATGGAAAAGAAGGCTGGGTCTTGAGCGCGACGTTGAAAAAGATGATAATTTGgcatatttaaatagaaaaactattaaaaatcttAATGTAAACAGCAAGTTGTCTTCATAAGTCTTTACAATTTGACAAAA is from Pseudorasbora parva isolate DD20220531a chromosome 10, ASM2467924v1, whole genome shotgun sequence and encodes:
- the LOC137091444 gene encoding insulinoma-associated protein 2 produces the protein MPRGFLVKRSKRASSASYKVRAQDEKEPRREDLPSQTPNASVLDVLEPIRESWASGISSPNEQTRLLEDSVVVGEGVDYAQSYFSHPEQSASSPRNSTDSFSPIKPIGTELLDRCLSSPAMAESFPLATPVSSIERLLMNHSDIKFGTPVPSSVPTYPAFHQCVKRAFMDTERKSKAPKKPKVIRKLNFEDEVTTSPVLGLKIKKESPESKLAPQSGRKKPLGEFICQLCKEEYPDPFSLAQHKCSRIVRVEYRCPECDKVFSCPANLASHRRWHKPRGLSTADAKKSQLEARNHEKSSVEGKENASKMSGNNQHQLSPDSSQLHRSAPDSNMMHRVPQDPPLDQRYPSSEKCFEMHIGSADSSRLFEHCPDEPDRSTTPYLPSPGPEEVYECHYCSKKFRRQAYLRKHLAAHETIKASSYSHIESGQITFPCHLCGAHFPSAEIRDKHRLWHAVREDLLLRPDLSPGEQQIFSCKHCPSTFFSSPGLTRHINKTHPTENRQVMLLQMAVRPGC